One part of the Actinomyces howellii genome encodes these proteins:
- a CDS encoding Bax inhibitor-1/YccA family protein, whose product MSNPFFSRSDAFNGRGPVVEQTTPAGYPAMPGYQPGQYGQPGQVGGPVGPATAQAGYGRTAVNQYGQPVPTAADAQAAMNQYTGYGSVSPQQLAGLESQYAAPAATNVDRGRMTYDDVIVRTAMMFAVIVGVGAVSWVLATTPATAGLGFMLMVGGALGALALGLVNSFKREPSPVLILLYSVFEGAMLGAFSGVMNAAYPGIVVQAVTGTLAVFLFMLVAYRIGFRLTGRGKRILLFAVGGYALFSLVNFGLMVLGVNDSPWGMRTSMEIMGIPLGLILGPLAIFMAALCLAMDFESIENGVRYGLPKKYAWAGAFGLVVTLVWLYLEILRLLAILRD is encoded by the coding sequence ATGAGCAACCCCTTCTTCTCGCGCTCCGACGCGTTCAACGGGCGCGGGCCGGTGGTCGAGCAGACCACGCCCGCGGGGTACCCGGCCATGCCGGGCTACCAGCCCGGCCAGTACGGCCAGCCTGGTCAGGTGGGCGGGCCGGTCGGCCCGGCCACGGCGCAGGCCGGGTACGGCAGGACCGCCGTCAACCAGTACGGACAGCCCGTGCCCACGGCCGCCGACGCCCAGGCGGCGATGAACCAGTACACCGGCTACGGCTCGGTCAGCCCCCAGCAGCTGGCTGGGCTCGAGAGCCAGTACGCGGCGCCTGCCGCCACGAACGTCGACCGCGGCCGCATGACCTACGACGACGTCATCGTGCGCACCGCCATGATGTTCGCCGTCATCGTCGGTGTGGGTGCCGTGTCCTGGGTCCTGGCCACCACCCCGGCCACCGCGGGCCTGGGCTTCATGCTCATGGTCGGCGGCGCCCTCGGCGCCCTCGCGCTGGGGCTCGTCAACTCCTTCAAGCGGGAGCCCTCCCCGGTCCTCATCCTGCTCTACTCGGTCTTCGAGGGAGCGATGCTCGGCGCCTTCTCCGGGGTCATGAACGCCGCCTACCCGGGGATCGTCGTCCAGGCGGTCACCGGCACGCTGGCCGTCTTCCTCTTCATGCTCGTGGCCTACCGGATCGGCTTCCGCCTGACAGGCCGGGGCAAGCGGATCCTGCTGTTCGCCGTCGGCGGCTACGCCCTGTTCAGCCTCGTCAACTTCGGGCTCATGGTCCTCGGGGTCAACGACAGCCCCTGGGGAATGCGCACCTCGATGGAGATCATGGGCATCCCGCTGGGTCTCATCCTCGGCCCGCTGGCGATCTTCATGGCGGCCCTGTGCCTGGCCATGGACTTCGAGTCCATCGAGAACGGCGTGCGCTACGGCCTGCCCAAGAAGTACGCGTGGGCGGGCGCCTTCGGCCTGGTCGTCACCCTCGTGTGGCTCTACCTCGAGATCCTGCGACTCCTGGCGATCCTGCGGGACTGA
- a CDS encoding IS30 family transposase → MTGPDARISTRPAQVADRAVPGHWEGDLVMGAGNRTAMITLVERTTRLVLIAPLLTDHTATTVATVLETMIKGLPRSMARSLTWDQGGEMAQVARFRTATNLEVYFCDPHSPWQRGTNENTNGLIREFFPKGTDLSTYPLHAFEQAQHLLNTRPRQTLDWATPAEAFNRLLQKTEHDTTIALTT, encoded by the coding sequence TTGACAGGCCCCGACGCGCGTATCAGCACCCGCCCGGCCCAGGTCGCCGACCGGGCCGTGCCAGGCCACTGGGAGGGCGACCTGGTCATGGGCGCGGGCAACCGCACCGCGATGATCACCCTGGTCGAACGCACCACCCGCCTGGTCCTGATCGCCCCGCTGCTGACCGACCACACCGCCACCACCGTGGCCACGGTGCTGGAGACCATGATCAAGGGCCTGCCCCGCTCCATGGCCCGGTCCCTGACCTGGGACCAGGGCGGCGAGATGGCCCAGGTCGCCCGCTTCAGGACCGCCACCAACCTCGAGGTGTACTTCTGCGACCCCCACAGCCCCTGGCAACGAGGAACCAACGAGAACACCAACGGCCTGATCCGCGAGTTCTTCCCCAAAGGCACCGACCTGTCGACCTACCCCCTCCACGCCTTCGAACAGGCCCAGCACCTCCTCAACACCCGCCCCCGCCAGACCCTAGACTGGGCCACACCCGCAGAAGCCTTCAACAGGCTCCTGCAGAAAACAGAACACGACACCACCATTGCACTCACCACCTGA
- a CDS encoding IS256 family transposase codes for MTVTDEKTGPAGGRGVVEDLVASGGLDGLFERIDSGEVGLTGADGLLPALLKEALERGLQAELTEHLGYDKGEQAPVARGNARNGTTVKTISSEVGSFEIEVPRDRAGSFTPRLVRKGQRRMDGLDSMIISLYAGGMTVREIRHHLESTLGVELSVGTISRITDAVAEAVLDWQRRPLEEFYPVVYLDAIRVKVRVDHRVTTRSAHIAVGVDMDGIKHVLGIWVQAEEGASFWAHVCAELANRGVKDVLIVCCDGLTGLPEAIEATWPDSMVQTCVVHLIRASMRFVAYQDRKKVAAALKQVYAAPSEEAALEALAAFSSSPLGDKYPETVATWDRAWERFTPFLAFPPMLRRVIYTTNSIESLNYQLRKISKNRGHFPSDEAAVKLLWLAICNIEDKRARERDKDRNLPADKRKAKPRVVEGRITTNWKQALAQLATAYPDRINPHL; via the coding sequence ATGACTGTGACTGATGAGAAGACTGGTCCTGCTGGTGGGCGGGGCGTGGTTGAGGATCTTGTTGCCTCGGGTGGCTTGGACGGGTTGTTCGAGCGGATCGACTCGGGTGAGGTGGGGTTGACGGGCGCCGACGGGCTGCTGCCGGCCCTGCTCAAGGAGGCCCTGGAGCGGGGTCTGCAGGCTGAGCTGACGGAGCATCTTGGCTACGACAAGGGCGAGCAGGCGCCGGTGGCTCGTGGCAACGCCCGCAACGGCACCACGGTCAAGACGATCAGCTCTGAGGTCGGCTCGTTCGAGATCGAGGTCCCCCGCGACAGGGCCGGCAGCTTCACGCCGCGGCTGGTCAGGAAGGGGCAGCGGCGGATGGACGGTCTGGACTCGATGATCATCAGCCTGTACGCCGGTGGTATGACGGTGCGCGAGATCCGCCACCACCTGGAGTCCACGCTCGGTGTGGAGCTGTCGGTGGGGACGATCAGCAGGATCACGGACGCCGTGGCCGAGGCGGTCCTGGACTGGCAGCGCCGCCCGCTGGAGGAGTTCTACCCGGTGGTCTACCTCGACGCGATCCGCGTCAAGGTCCGCGTCGACCACAGGGTCACCACCCGCTCGGCCCACATCGCCGTGGGTGTGGACATGGACGGGATCAAGCACGTCCTGGGTATCTGGGTCCAGGCCGAGGAGGGCGCCTCGTTCTGGGCGCACGTGTGCGCCGAGCTGGCCAACAGGGGCGTCAAGGACGTGCTGATCGTGTGCTGTGACGGGCTGACCGGCCTGCCCGAGGCGATCGAGGCGACCTGGCCCGACTCCATGGTCCAGACCTGCGTGGTGCACCTGATCCGTGCCTCCATGAGGTTCGTGGCCTACCAGGACCGTAAGAAGGTCGCCGCTGCTCTCAAGCAGGTCTACGCCGCCCCCAGTGAGGAGGCCGCCCTGGAGGCCCTGGCGGCCTTCAGCAGCTCTCCCCTGGGGGACAAGTACCCCGAGACGGTGGCGACCTGGGACAGGGCGTGGGAGCGTTTCACCCCGTTCCTGGCGTTCCCGCCGATGCTGCGCCGGGTCATCTACACGACCAACAGCATCGAGTCGCTCAACTACCAGCTACGCAAGATCTCCAAGAACCGGGGCCACTTCCCCAGCGACGAGGCCGCTGTCAAGCTGCTGTGGCTGGCGATCTGCAACATCGAGGACAAGCGGGCACGAGAACGCGACAAGGACAGGAACCTGCCCGCGGACAAGCGCAAGGCCAAGCCACGCGTGGTCGAGGGCCGGATCACCACCAACTGGAAACAAGCCCTCGCCCAGCTCGCCACCGCCTACCCCGACCGAATCAACCCCCACCTCTGA
- a CDS encoding helix-turn-helix domain-containing protein translates to MVRGTGHGRRLGAQGRGAIAAGLARGDSLASIARFLGVAVSTVSREVAAGGGRQAYDPQARHAQARAARARPKARVLDSNDQLRALVVQGLRQRWSPQQISRRLAADHPERDDLRVSHETIYQSLYVQGRGTLRAELGRHYRLRTGRSRRVPRSALAGPLASRPWLADARACSMVCVSPL, encoded by the coding sequence ATGGTCCGGGGTACCGGGCACGGCAGGCGTCTGGGGGCTCAGGGGCGCGGCGCGATCGCTGCGGGCCTGGCCAGGGGTGATTCCCTGGCCTCGATCGCCCGGTTCCTGGGGGTGGCTGTCTCCACGGTCAGCCGCGAGGTCGCTGCCGGCGGGGGCCGGCAGGCCTACGACCCCCAGGCCCGCCACGCCCAGGCCCGGGCCGCCAGGGCACGGCCCAAGGCGCGTGTGCTGGACTCCAACGACCAGCTGCGGGCCCTGGTGGTCCAGGGCCTGAGACAGCGGTGGTCGCCCCAGCAGATCAGCCGCCGTCTGGCTGCGGACCACCCCGAGCGCGATGATCTTCGTGTGAGCCACGAGACGATCTACCAGTCCCTGTACGTCCAGGGCCGAGGGACGCTGCGCGCCGAGCTGGGCCGTCACTACAGGCTGCGCACCGGGCGGAGTCGGCGCGTGCCACGCTCGGCCCTGGCCGGGCCCCTGGCCTCCAGGCCCTGGCTGGCCGACGCGCGGGCGTGTTCAATGGTCTGTGTAAGCCCTCTTTGA
- a CDS encoding FKBP-type peptidyl-prolyl cis-trans isomerase produces MIKTNMPEVSGAKGAKPVLTFPGPDAPEGLQVQVLDEGAGQVVEAGDHIVCHYLGQTWGGRVFDNSYDRGQPLDFQVGVGQVIRGWDDGLVGQRVGSRVLLSIPAELGYGDRGVPQAGIKGGDTLVFVTEVLGVI; encoded by the coding sequence ATGATCAAGACGAACATGCCAGAGGTCTCGGGCGCCAAGGGCGCCAAGCCGGTCCTGACCTTCCCCGGTCCTGACGCCCCTGAGGGCCTTCAGGTCCAGGTCCTCGACGAAGGGGCCGGCCAGGTCGTCGAGGCGGGCGACCACATCGTGTGCCACTACCTGGGCCAGACCTGGGGAGGCAGGGTCTTCGACAACTCCTACGACCGCGGTCAGCCCCTCGACTTCCAGGTCGGTGTCGGCCAGGTCATCCGCGGCTGGGACGACGGGCTCGTCGGCCAGCGCGTCGGCTCACGCGTCCTGCTGTCGATCCCCGCCGAGCTCGGCTACGGCGACCGCGGGGTGCCGCAGGCAGGCATCAAGGGCGGCGACACCCTCGTCTTCGTCACCGAGGTCCTCGGGGTCATCTGA
- a CDS encoding S66 family peptidase codes for MTLLRPPKARPGDRVAVLSPSLAAPGFAPAVHDQAMARLADLTGLVPVEYPTTRKLGASAQERARDINAAFADPSIRAVLATVGGEDQITVISHLDAEAVRADPKPFLGYSDNTNLLQWLWSLGVAGFYGGSTQVHLGPGPQVDPVHLSSLRAALLTGESLEITEPGESEDFGRDWLDPRALTEFGAREPTGPWTWTGPARTVTGPTWGGCLEVLQWVLAAGRFPADPGVLEGGVLLVETSEELPSAREVGWILRAMGERGLLSAVDAVLVARPPASSFADLADAGTRARRRAEQRDAVIEVIGCYNPEAVVCVGVPFGHTRPQWVLPHGGTMTVDGAARRITADYS; via the coding sequence ATGACCCTGCTCCGCCCTCCCAAGGCGCGCCCCGGTGACCGTGTCGCCGTCCTGTCTCCCTCGCTCGCGGCCCCTGGTTTCGCCCCTGCGGTCCACGACCAGGCCATGGCCCGGCTCGCCGACCTCACGGGACTCGTCCCCGTCGAGTACCCGACGACGAGAAAGCTCGGCGCCTCGGCCCAGGAGCGGGCTCGTGACATCAACGCCGCCTTCGCCGACCCCAGCATCCGGGCGGTCCTGGCCACGGTCGGCGGCGAGGACCAGATCACCGTCATCAGCCATCTCGACGCCGAGGCGGTCCGGGCCGACCCCAAGCCCTTCCTGGGCTACTCCGACAACACCAACCTCCTCCAGTGGCTGTGGTCCCTCGGTGTCGCCGGCTTCTACGGCGGCTCGACCCAGGTCCACCTCGGCCCCGGCCCGCAGGTCGACCCGGTCCACCTGTCCTCCCTGAGGGCTGCCCTGCTCACCGGGGAGAGCCTCGAGATCACCGAACCGGGTGAGTCCGAGGACTTCGGCCGCGACTGGCTCGACCCTCGGGCGCTTACCGAGTTCGGCGCGCGGGAGCCCACCGGCCCGTGGACGTGGACGGGGCCTGCGCGAACCGTGACCGGCCCGACCTGGGGAGGCTGCCTCGAGGTGCTCCAGTGGGTGCTTGCCGCCGGCAGGTTCCCCGCCGACCCCGGCGTCCTCGAGGGCGGAGTCCTGCTCGTCGAGACCTCCGAGGAGCTGCCCTCCGCCCGGGAGGTCGGCTGGATCCTGCGCGCGATGGGTGAGCGGGGGCTGCTGTCCGCCGTCGACGCCGTCCTCGTGGCCAGGCCGCCGGCATCGTCCTTCGCCGACCTCGCCGACGCCGGGACCCGGGCACGCCGCCGCGCCGAGCAGAGGGACGCGGTCATCGAGGTGATCGGCTGCTACAACCCCGAGGCGGTCGTCTGCGTCGGGGTCCCCTTCGGTCACACCCGGCCCCAGTGGGTCCTGCCCCACGGCGGGACGATGACCGTCGACGGCGCCGCCCGCCGGATCACCGCCGACTACTCCTGA
- the ilvD gene encoding dihydroxy-acid dehydratase translates to MPAYRSATSTSGRNMAGARALWRATGVKDSDFGKPIIAIANSFTQFVPGHVGLRDVGRLVAEQVEAAGGIAKEFNTIAVDDGIAMGHDGMLYSLPSRDLIADSVEYMAAAHCADALVCISNCDKITPGMLMAALRLNIPAIFVSGGPMESGKMTAPDGTTRKLDLIDAMMDAADPTVSDETISAIERLACPTCGSCSGMFTANSMNCLTEAMGLSLPMNGSLLATHADRGELFRRAGRQIVEITKAYYEGEDASVLPRSIATKAAFDNAMSLDIAMGGSTNTVLHLLAAAQEAGVDFTMADIDRLSRRVPQLCKVAPSTTVYHIEDVHRAGGIMGILGELDRAGLLDTSTTNVLGATLAQVLADYDIARPGADGVPGSGLDPEIRTGYLAAPAGVRTTEMFSQGSRWDALDTDRATGCIRDLEHAYSADGGLAVLFGNIAERGCIVKTAGVDSSILTFAGSAVVFESQEDAVEGILGGKVAAGDVVVISHEGPRGGPGMQEMLYPTTYIKSMHLGKECALLTDGRFSGGTSGLSIGHCSPEAAAGGLIGLVRTGDRIEIDIPNRSIELKVDDAELERRREAEEARGEDAWTPHAPRPRHVSAALRAYAMLATSADLGAVRDHSKLPRY, encoded by the coding sequence ATGCCCGCCTACCGCAGCGCCACCTCCACCTCCGGCCGAAACATGGCCGGCGCCCGTGCCCTGTGGCGCGCCACAGGCGTCAAGGACTCCGACTTCGGCAAGCCGATCATCGCGATCGCCAACTCCTTCACCCAGTTCGTCCCCGGGCACGTGGGCCTGCGCGACGTCGGGCGGCTCGTGGCCGAGCAGGTCGAGGCGGCGGGCGGGATCGCCAAGGAGTTCAACACCATCGCCGTCGACGACGGGATCGCCATGGGGCACGACGGCATGCTCTACTCCCTGCCCAGCCGCGACCTCATCGCCGACTCCGTGGAGTACATGGCGGCCGCCCACTGCGCCGACGCCCTCGTGTGCATCTCCAACTGCGACAAGATCACCCCGGGCATGCTCATGGCGGCCCTGCGTCTCAACATCCCGGCGATCTTCGTGTCGGGCGGGCCGATGGAGTCGGGCAAGATGACGGCGCCCGACGGCACGACCCGCAAGCTCGACCTCATCGACGCCATGATGGACGCCGCCGACCCCACGGTCAGCGACGAGACGATCTCGGCCATCGAGCGCCTGGCCTGCCCCACGTGCGGCTCCTGCTCAGGGATGTTCACCGCCAACTCGATGAACTGCCTGACCGAGGCCATGGGCCTGTCCCTGCCCATGAACGGCTCCCTGCTGGCCACCCACGCCGACCGCGGGGAGCTGTTCAGGCGGGCGGGCCGCCAGATCGTAGAGATCACGAAGGCCTACTACGAGGGCGAGGACGCCTCGGTCCTGCCCCGGTCCATCGCGACGAAGGCCGCCTTCGACAACGCCATGAGCCTGGACATCGCCATGGGCGGGTCGACCAACACGGTGCTGCACCTGCTCGCCGCCGCCCAGGAGGCGGGCGTCGACTTCACGATGGCCGACATCGACCGCCTCTCGCGCAGGGTCCCCCAGCTGTGCAAGGTGGCGCCCTCGACCACCGTCTACCACATCGAGGACGTCCACCGCGCAGGCGGCATCATGGGCATTCTCGGCGAGCTCGACCGCGCCGGCCTGCTCGACACCTCGACGACCAACGTCCTGGGCGCCACCCTGGCCCAGGTGCTGGCCGACTACGACATCGCCCGCCCGGGGGCCGACGGCGTGCCCGGCTCGGGCCTGGACCCCGAGATCCGCACCGGCTACCTCGCCGCCCCGGCCGGAGTGCGGACGACGGAGATGTTCTCCCAGGGCTCGCGCTGGGACGCCCTCGACACCGACCGCGCCACCGGGTGCATCCGCGACCTCGAGCACGCCTACAGCGCCGACGGGGGCCTGGCCGTCCTGTTCGGCAACATCGCCGAGCGCGGCTGCATCGTCAAGACCGCCGGGGTGGACTCCTCGATCCTCACCTTCGCGGGGTCGGCCGTGGTCTTTGAGTCCCAGGAGGACGCCGTCGAGGGGATCCTGGGAGGCAAGGTGGCCGCGGGCGACGTCGTCGTCATCAGCCACGAAGGACCTCGCGGGGGCCCGGGCATGCAGGAGATGCTCTACCCGACGACCTACATCAAGTCGATGCACCTGGGCAAGGAGTGCGCGCTGCTGACCGACGGGCGCTTCTCGGGAGGCACCTCCGGGCTGTCGATCGGCCACTGCTCGCCGGAGGCGGCCGCCGGCGGGCTCATCGGCCTGGTGCGCACGGGTGACCGCATCGAGATCGACATCCCGAACCGCTCGATCGAGCTCAAGGTCGACGACGCCGAGCTGGAACGGCGCCGTGAGGCTGAGGAGGCCCGCGGGGAGGACGCCTGGACCCCGCACGCCCCGCGGCCCAGGCACGTGAGCGCGGCACTGCGCGCCTACGCGATGCTCGCCACGAGCGCCGACCTCGGGGCGGTCCGGGACCACTCCAAGCTCCCCCGCTACTGA